One genomic window of Blastopirellula retiformator includes the following:
- a CDS encoding AAA family ATPase: protein MRRARIQKFQTRMRQLRKELRAKETAEQLAADRTKIIERLDALTSDDSASKDIDFFRIDVGGGDEAKETHRTLSTAEMLAERKPQAWLFPNLLTKNEPAVIVGPSKTLKSSLAVDLCAALATGGKFLGEFAAEKVFRVGFVGADNKQSQLADLAVRWSAAREENPTLDNLQWFMAVEEPAAPENLESLQKWIEKFELEVVVIDPLKLGSTNKRKQAEAIRTLVKTISKAGATPILCVQTRKEMKPSKLDASILAGSLDFAQQWLLVNRREAFESGSGKHKLWLSIGGYAGQGGEWGVDIDEGKLTDEGGRRWNVTLREATEIEAAAKQAKEDVKFEKLESQLRRVLIDAGESGLCKYNIRSNSGMSGSKFGPTWDRMMTAGKIVEMPKDPHSTLKRYTLPPENEKNETERSSRRVRCADHEPAQQA, encoded by the coding sequence ATGCGCCGAGCCCGAATTCAGAAGTTTCAAACCCGGATGCGTCAGTTGCGGAAAGAGCTGCGAGCGAAGGAAACTGCCGAACAACTCGCCGCCGACCGAACGAAAATCATCGAGCGGCTCGACGCGCTGACCAGTGACGATTCCGCTTCCAAAGATATTGACTTCTTCCGCATCGACGTTGGCGGCGGTGATGAGGCGAAAGAGACGCATCGCACGCTCTCGACTGCCGAAATGCTCGCCGAGCGAAAGCCGCAGGCGTGGCTCTTCCCGAATTTGCTCACCAAGAACGAACCGGCGGTGATCGTTGGCCCGAGCAAGACATTAAAGTCGTCGCTGGCGGTCGATCTCTGCGCGGCGCTCGCGACCGGCGGCAAGTTTTTGGGAGAGTTCGCCGCTGAAAAAGTGTTCCGCGTCGGCTTTGTTGGCGCCGACAACAAGCAATCGCAGCTCGCCGACTTGGCGGTCCGGTGGAGCGCTGCCCGGGAGGAAAACCCAACGCTCGACAACCTGCAGTGGTTCATGGCGGTCGAGGAGCCGGCAGCTCCGGAGAACCTCGAGAGCTTGCAGAAGTGGATCGAGAAGTTTGAACTAGAAGTCGTCGTGATCGATCCACTGAAGCTCGGTTCCACCAACAAACGCAAGCAGGCCGAAGCGATTCGAACGCTGGTGAAAACCATTTCGAAAGCTGGCGCCACGCCGATTCTCTGCGTGCAAACTCGCAAAGAAATGAAGCCAAGCAAACTCGACGCCTCGATCTTGGCCGGCAGTCTCGACTTCGCCCAGCAGTGGTTATTGGTGAACCGTCGCGAAGCGTTTGAGTCGGGTAGCGGAAAGCACAAACTCTGGCTGTCGATCGGCGGCTACGCTGGGCAAGGTGGCGAGTGGGGCGTTGATATCGACGAGGGTAAACTGACCGATGAAGGAGGCCGGCGCTGGAACGTCACTCTTCGGGAAGCGACCGAGATCGAAGCCGCCGCGAAGCAGGCGAAAGAAGACGTGAAGTTCGAAAAGCTCGAGTCCCAACTCCGCCGCGTCCTAATCGATGCTGGCGAAAGCGGCCTCTGCAAATACAACATCCGCAGCAACAGCGGCATGAGCGGCAGCAAGTTCGGCCCGACCTGGGACCGGATGATGACGGCCGGGAAGATCGTCGAGATGCCGAAAGACCCCCATTCGACGCTCAAGCGATATACGTTGCCGCCGGAGAACGAAAAAAATGAAACGGAGCGATCCAGTCGTAGGGTCCGCTGTGCGGACCACGAACCTGCTCAACAAGCATGA
- a CDS encoding lamin tail domain-containing protein produces MRTCSLLIALNLFCTSACNSASAEILQVGSWNIEWLGKPEMRKQDPQKPADLAAEINSSGVDILALQEISDTDPAHDRVGNQTLDQVVAILNKKQGNDWKYELFPKRDPYAEDQLTGVAWNEARVHRVGGAMRIEPVDLLGDNYYTWDRQPHAVKFSAGEGKTDFVLVPLHMKSNYGGASREMAKHRAAEASALVVELPKIKAAFGDDDIVLIGDSNMLSAQEPGAKKFAQAGFRDLNAADQNTHVNNAPFDRIFVPKDQQEFANSRQAVLVANNRREFEQKLSDHYLVSTQIVIGADDDEGGAPAAMSVAPTRPRPSPQQPSDLQILAVLPDPYSKDDGNEAVVLASSSTRPLKLDGWRLTDDDGGNIKLTGEIPPCSAITIHHPGEAWLSNRGDELRLVDPDGNVIDEVRYTQDDVEPGKFITNLKRK; encoded by the coding sequence ATGCGGACCTGTTCTCTGCTGATCGCCCTAAATCTTTTCTGCACAAGCGCTTGCAACTCGGCATCGGCCGAAATTCTCCAAGTCGGCTCCTGGAATATCGAGTGGCTCGGCAAACCGGAGATGCGCAAGCAGGATCCCCAGAAACCAGCCGACCTGGCGGCGGAGATCAACTCCTCTGGGGTAGACATTCTAGCCCTGCAGGAGATCTCCGACACCGATCCTGCGCATGATCGCGTCGGCAATCAGACGCTCGATCAGGTCGTCGCCATCCTCAACAAGAAGCAGGGAAACGACTGGAAATACGAACTCTTCCCCAAACGCGATCCGTACGCCGAGGATCAGCTGACCGGCGTCGCCTGGAATGAGGCCCGCGTTCACCGCGTCGGCGGGGCAATGCGGATCGAGCCGGTCGATCTGCTGGGAGACAACTATTACACCTGGGACCGTCAGCCGCACGCGGTCAAGTTTTCGGCCGGCGAAGGAAAGACCGACTTCGTACTCGTCCCGCTCCATATGAAATCGAACTACGGCGGCGCCTCCCGCGAGATGGCCAAGCATCGCGCCGCCGAAGCAAGCGCCTTGGTGGTCGAACTTCCCAAGATCAAAGCCGCCTTTGGGGATGACGACATCGTGCTGATCGGCGACAGCAACATGCTCTCGGCCCAAGAGCCTGGCGCCAAGAAGTTCGCCCAGGCCGGCTTCCGCGATCTCAACGCCGCCGACCAAAACACCCACGTCAACAACGCGCCGTTCGATCGGATCTTCGTCCCCAAAGATCAACAAGAATTCGCCAACTCCCGCCAGGCAGTCCTCGTCGCCAACAACCGCCGCGAGTTCGAGCAGAAACTTTCCGACCATTACCTCGTCTCGACGCAGATCGTGATCGGCGCCGATGACGACGAAGGTGGAGCCCCGGCGGCGATGTCGGTCGCCCCCACAAGGCCGCGCCCCAGTCCGCAACAGCCCAGCGACCTGCAAATCTTGGCGGTGCTGCCCGATCCGTATTCTAAGGATGACGGCAACGAGGCGGTCGTGTTGGCCAGCAGTTCGACCCGACCGCTCAAGCTCGACGGTTGGCGGCTGACCGACGACGACGGCGGCAACATCAAGCTCACCGGCGAGATCCCCCCCTGCTCCGCCATCACAATCCACCACCCCGGCGAAGCCTGGCTCAGCAACCGCGGCGACGAACTACGCCTGGTCGATCCCGACGGCAACGTCATCGACGAAGTTCGCTACACCCAAGATGACGTCGAGCCCGGCAAGTTTATTACGAATTTGAAACGGAAATAA